Sequence from the Segatella copri genome:
CACGAAGTCAGCCATGCGCTGTGCCGGTGCAGTCTGCTTCATGTTGCCCTGCTGCCAGCATTGCTTTTCCACGATTTCCTGGAAGTACATCATTTGGAGTGAAGAGTGAGGAGTGAAGAGTGAGGAATTCTCCTGCGCCTTCATTTCCTGCTGTTCGATGACAGACTGATGTTCCTTCACAAACTGCGCCACATCCTCGGGATGAGTTTCCACCACCATGCCCGAGTTGCTCCAGGCAGTACCGCGGTTGCTCGGACTCATACCGTTCACCACGAGCTGTTCCGGTCCTGTAGCAGCCGGAATCACAAAACCGCCCGGACACATACAGAAGCTATAGACACCTCTGCCATCTACCTGAGTAACGAAGCTATATTCGGCAGCAGGCAGATATTTTCCTCTACCACTCTTATTGTGATACTGAATCTGGTCGATGAGCTGGGAAGGATGTTCCAGACGCACACCTACGGCGATGCCTTTTGCCTCGATATCTATCTTTGCCGAAGCGAGATAACGGTATACATCGCGGGCACTATGGCCTGTTGCCAAGATAACCGGTCCGCGATAAGTTTCCTCAGCACCCGTAGCCAGATTCACGGCTTCTACGCCTATCACCCTATCGCCAGCTGCGGCATCAGGTGCCGTCAGCTTACCTTCACTCTCAAGGATCAGACGAATCATCTTGGTCTGGAAATGCACTTCGCCGCCACACTTGATGATGGTGTCGCGCATGTTTTCAATAACGCGTGGCAACTTGTCGGTACCGATATGCGGATGGGCATCTGCCAGGATATTGGTATTGGCACCATGCTGGCAGAATACGTTCAGAATCTTATCTACACTTCCCCTTTTCTTGCTTCGTGTATAGAGTTTGCCGTCACTATAAGCACCGGCTCCACCTTCACCGAAACAGTAGTTGCTCTCACCATCTACCTTCTGAGTCTTGGTAATGTTAGAGAGGTCCTTCTTGCGTTCGCGCACATCCTTACCTCGCTCCAGCACGATAGGACGGTATCCCAGTTCTATCAGGCGCAGGGAAGCAAAGAGGCCGCCAGGTCCCTCACCCACAACGATAACACGAGGTCTGCTGCTCACATCCGGGTATTCGGTATGGACATACTGGTCGTCCTGCGGAAATTCGTTGATATAAGCACGCACCTTCAGATTGACGAAGATGGTGCGCTGACGGGCATCGATGCTTCTCTTCAAAACCCTCACCTGGTTGAGCGTTCTTACATCCAATCCCTTTTCTTTGGCGAGATAACGCTTGATGCCTTCCTCGCTGGCTGCCTGTTCGGGCAGAATTCTTATCAGGTATTCTTGAATCATTATACTTTATACTTTGAGCTTTGAACTTTATGATTAGTTTTATAAAAGTGACGAGTGACAAGTGACCGATTCCATATTACGGATTTCGCATTACATTCACAATTCACTTTTCACTTTTACTTTTTCATGCTTCCATTGTAGCCAGCACTTCGAGCGTATCCAGCTGATACATGGTGAACTTACCATCTTCCAATGTTGCAAAGGTTGGCGGATTGCCACCCTTCGGGAAGGTGATGCTGCCTGTATTTACGATGGCCTGCCCCTTCTCGTTATGAGAGAGTTCCCAGAGATGGGAGTGTCCATAGATCATAGCCTCGTAAGGACCCTTCGGCATGTTTTCCTTATTGTATACATGTCCATGGGTCAGAAGATAGCGCTTGCCTCCGTCTACCAGCAAGGCATAGGTCTCCATGACAGGGAAATCGAGGAGCATCTGGTCTACTTCCGCATCGCAGTTGCCACGCACAGCGATAATCTTGTCTGCCAGCGCATTCAGTCTTTCTACGATACCCTTAGGATCGATTCCTTCCGGAATGCGGTTGCGGGGACCGTAGTTGATGATATCCCCCATGATGCACATCATGTCACAATGTTCAGCCTCGAAGAAATCGAGGACCTTTTCCAGGGCTGGCAAACAGCCGTGGATATCTGAGAATAAAAGATATTTCATTACTTGATTCAAAAAGTATTAATACTCACCCTCAACCCATTTTTTACCAGATTCAGTATATTTCATCCAAATAACCAAACCGACACCAATGATTGCTGCTATTGCAAAAAGTATTGTCAACATTTCCATAATTATTTCTTTTTTAATTCTACTTTTAATAAATAATTGCCTGCATAAGCAAAACATGCAGCAGCGATTACTGCGCATCCCATGCAAACATAGTTAGTTACTCCCATTGCCTCACCTGTAAACAGTGGCGACAATGCACCAATTCCAATACCGCTGCATACCATCTTTGAAAGACCAAAGAAATACTCAGCCAGCATCTCATTTCGTTTGAAATTGCGTTCAACGAGTTGATTTTTACTATTTACTTCTGTAACCATATTGCTAATGCTTTGAATTACATCGGCAAAATTAAGCAAATAATCCGAAACACCCAAACATTTCAACGTTTTTTATATATATAATAAGGTATAAGGGAGAGGAAGAGCCTATAATTATCTACTGAAATAGCTTTTTTATCTACAATATGCTACTTTTTTGTTAAAATCCTTGGCAGTTTGATATATTATTCGTACTTTTGCCCTCAAGTTCTGCTTCGGCCCCGGTCGTTTCGGGGGAGGCATTACATTACCAACGTAAAATTCAAGAACATATGAAAGTATTAAAATTCGGCGGAACATCGGTTGGTTCCGTAAAAAGCATCCTCAGCTTGAAACGTATCGTTGAAAACGAGGCTAAGAAACAGAGTGTAGTGGTTGTCGTGAGCGCGCTTGGCGGTATCACGGACAAACTCTTGCAAACCTCTCAACTTGCCCTCAAGGGTGATGAACAGTGGAAAGTAGAATTCGAAGCCATGGTTGATCGCCACCACAAGATGATAGACACCATCATCACCGACACTACAGACAGAGAAAACTTATTCAAATCGGTTGATGCCCTCTTCGAGCAGTTGAAGAGCATCTATTTTGGTGTATACCTCATCCACGACCTCAGCGAGAAAACACAGGATGCCATCGTGAGTTATGGTGAAAGACTCAGTTCCAAGATTGTTGCCACATTGATTCGTGGAGCCAAATGGTTCGACTCACGCAACTTCATCAAGACTGAGCGCAAGAACGGCAAAGGCAAGCATGTACTCGACAGCGAGCTGACCAACAAACTGGTAAAAGAAGCCTTTGCAGAAATTCCACGCATATCTCTCGTTCCGGGTTTTATCAGTCGTGACAAGAACACAGACCGCACCACCAACCTTGGCCGTGGCGGTAGCGACTACACCGCAGCCATCATAGCAGCTGCACTCGATGCAGAAGTGCTCGAAATCTGGACTGATGTAGACGGTTTCATGACCGCCGACCCACGTGTCATCAAATCAGCTTATACCATCAACGAACTGAGTTACGTTGAGGCGATGGAGCTTTGCAACTTTGGTGCAAAGGTCATCTATCCTCCAACCATCTACCCGGTTTGTGTCAAGAATATTCCTATCAAGGTTAAGAACACCTTCAACCCAGATGCTCCGGGCACCATCATCAAGAACAAGATAGATGGCGACCAGAAGCCTATCAAGGGTATCTCTTCCATCAACGGTACAGCGCTCATCACCGTAACCGGTCTTTCCATGGTCGGTGTGATTGGTGTAAACCGCCGTATCTTCACCGCTCTTGCCAACGAGGGCATCTCTGTGTTCATGGTGTCACAGGCATCATCTGAGAACTCTACCTCTATCGGTGTGCGCGAGCAGGATGTAGAAGAGGCTGTAAAGGTATTGAACAATGAGTTCCACAACGAGATTGCCGATGGTGCCATGTACCCAATGCACGCAGAGAAGGGCTTGGCTACTATCGCCATCGTGGGTGAAAACATGAAGCATGCAGCCGGTATCGCCGGTAAGCTCTTCGGAACCCTCGGCCGTAGCGGTATTTCCGTCATCGCCTGTGCACAGGGTGCTTCAGAGACCAACATCTCGTTCGTAGTGAAGAGCGATTATCTGAGAAAGTCACTCAACGTACTCCACGACAGTTTCTTCCTTTCAGAATACAAGGTTCTGAACCTCTTCATCTGCGGTGTGGGTACCGTGG
This genomic interval carries:
- a CDS encoding NAD(P)/FAD-dependent oxidoreductase, which codes for MIQEYLIRILPEQAASEEGIKRYLAKEKGLDVRTLNQVRVLKRSIDARQRTIFVNLKVRAYINEFPQDDQYVHTEYPDVSSRPRVIVVGEGPGGLFASLRLIELGYRPIVLERGKDVRERKKDLSNITKTQKVDGESNYCFGEGGAGAYSDGKLYTRSKKRGSVDKILNVFCQHGANTNILADAHPHIGTDKLPRVIENMRDTIIKCGGEVHFQTKMIRLILESEGKLTAPDAAAGDRVIGVEAVNLATGAEETYRGPVILATGHSARDVYRYLASAKIDIEAKGIAVGVRLEHPSQLIDQIQYHNKSGRGKYLPAAEYSFVTQVDGRGVYSFCMCPGGFVIPAATGPEQLVVNGMSPSNRGTAWSNSGMVVETHPEDVAQFVKEHQSVIEQQEMKAQENSSLFTPHSSLQMMYFQEIVEKQCWQQGNMKQTAPAQRMADFVNNRLSYDLPKSSYAPGLISSPLHFWMPSFVSKRLQEGFKTFGKNAHGFLTNEATLIAMETRTSSPVRIVRDRETLQHVRIQGLFPCGEGAGYAGGIVSAGVDGERCAEMCAEYLKQQ
- the yfcE gene encoding phosphodiesterase, coding for MKYLLFSDIHGCLPALEKVLDFFEAEHCDMMCIMGDIINYGPRNRIPEGIDPKGIVERLNALADKIIAVRGNCDAEVDQMLLDFPVMETYALLVDGGKRYLLTHGHVYNKENMPKGPYEAMIYGHSHLWELSHNEKGQAIVNTGSITFPKGGNPPTFATLEDGKFTMYQLDTLEVLATMEA
- the thrA gene encoding bifunctional aspartate kinase/homoserine dehydrogenase I produces the protein MKVLKFGGTSVGSVKSILSLKRIVENEAKKQSVVVVVSALGGITDKLLQTSQLALKGDEQWKVEFEAMVDRHHKMIDTIITDTTDRENLFKSVDALFEQLKSIYFGVYLIHDLSEKTQDAIVSYGERLSSKIVATLIRGAKWFDSRNFIKTERKNGKGKHVLDSELTNKLVKEAFAEIPRISLVPGFISRDKNTDRTTNLGRGGSDYTAAIIAAALDAEVLEIWTDVDGFMTADPRVIKSAYTINELSYVEAMELCNFGAKVIYPPTIYPVCVKNIPIKVKNTFNPDAPGTIIKNKIDGDQKPIKGISSINGTALITVTGLSMVGVIGVNRRIFTALANEGISVFMVSQASSENSTSIGVREQDVEEAVKVLNNEFHNEIADGAMYPMHAEKGLATIAIVGENMKHAAGIAGKLFGTLGRSGISVIACAQGASETNISFVVKSDYLRKSLNVLHDSFFLSEYKVLNLFICGVGTVGGKLIEQIKNQYADLMERSKLKLNVVGIASSKNAIFNRDGIDLENYREELKTSDPSTPEVLRDTILAMNIFNSVFVDCTASKDVAALYQSLLEHNVSIIAANKIAASSEYENYEKLKKTAIQRGVVFRFETNVGAGLPIIGTINDLRNSGDKILKIEAVLSGTLNFIFNAISSVVPFSETVRLAKEKGYSEPDPRIDLSGMDVIRKLVILSREAGYRVEQEDVEKNLFVPDKYFKGSLDNFWKKLPELDADFEAKRKALDVEHKRWRFVATLDGGKTSVGLQAVGPEHPFYNLEGSNNIVLLTTERYKEYPMMIQGYGAGASVTAAGVFANIMSIANI